The Sinorhizobium meliloti genome includes a window with the following:
- a CDS encoding sulfite exporter TauE/SafE family protein — MEEFILFALVGFLAQVIDGALGMAYGVICSTVLLAFGVPPAQASASAHAAELFTTAASGSAHLYHRNIDWKLFWRLIPFGIAGGMLGAFVVTSFDGDQVKPFVTAYLAVIGAWLLYRSFHRIPTNPVKLRIVAPLGATAGFLDAAGGGGWGPVATTGLLGAGGQPRFVIGTVNASEFLIALSVSLSFLATVLTGHWEQAGDFRDHLTSIGGLITGGVLAAPFAGWVVKALQEKTLLRLVGSLITLLAGYQTLELTGFL, encoded by the coding sequence ATGGAAGAATTTATCCTGTTCGCGTTGGTCGGCTTTCTCGCTCAGGTGATCGATGGTGCTCTAGGCATGGCCTACGGCGTCATCTGCTCGACGGTGCTTCTTGCCTTCGGCGTGCCGCCTGCCCAGGCGTCGGCGTCAGCCCATGCGGCGGAATTGTTCACCACTGCCGCTTCCGGATCGGCCCATCTCTATCACCGCAACATCGATTGGAAGCTGTTCTGGCGGCTCATTCCCTTTGGCATCGCCGGTGGCATGCTGGGTGCCTTCGTGGTGACCTCGTTTGACGGAGATCAGGTCAAGCCTTTCGTCACGGCCTATCTTGCAGTGATTGGAGCCTGGCTGCTTTACCGCTCCTTTCATCGCATTCCCACAAACCCGGTCAAGCTGAGGATCGTGGCACCGCTCGGCGCAACCGCGGGGTTCCTGGATGCCGCTGGTGGCGGCGGATGGGGACCCGTTGCGACCACCGGTCTGCTCGGCGCCGGTGGACAGCCGCGCTTCGTCATCGGGACCGTCAATGCGAGCGAGTTTCTGATCGCACTTTCAGTGTCTCTGAGCTTCCTGGCCACGGTTCTAACCGGTCACTGGGAACAGGCTGGCGATTTCCGCGATCATCTTACATCCATAGGCGGGCTGATTACGGGCGGCGTGCTGGCGGCGCCTTTTGCAGGATGGGTGGTCAAGGCACTGCAAGAGAAAACGCTTCTGCGGCTCGTCGGATCTTTGATCACGCTTTTGGCAGGCTATCAGACGCTCGAACTTACCGGGTTTCTCTGA
- a CDS encoding amidase, which yields MAGDATSLGEAIRMGRLTASEAMEASLAATGRWAEIGAIVHLDPTLGRTAAGNADARLRHQPGGGGIPPFLGVPSLAKDLGGPFAGLPVAAGSNMLGRRAAVAEDSDLAERLRGAGLCFFGLTTVPEMGLSLASEPAAGPICRNPLDKSRTPGGSSGGAAAAVAAGIVAIAHATDAGGSIRVPAACCGLLGLKASRGAMAAGPSFGNHLGGIASELALCRSVRDLAAIFNAAAGRARGPFADPWFAPSPSGPLRVGLLLETGDQYPTEPARSEAVEEAARALEADGHSVVKMYWDAFAACVATSGRALRDIIAVNLANFVVSAGLDAGRAERLTQAFINHGSQLEATALWATLDDAVHASHAVWSLFDRVDCILTPMLASAPLPIGSFPFDHDDIDLQIRRMTAFAPLATLANATGFPALTLPFGADDAGLPLPVQILAPMGGDRLLIELAARLEREGRWQHRFAVAGIPE from the coding sequence ATGGCAGGTGATGCAACTTCTCTCGGTGAGGCGATCCGAATGGGCCGCCTCACCGCTTCCGAAGCGATGGAAGCATCCCTTGCGGCGACTGGCCGATGGGCAGAAATCGGTGCGATCGTCCATCTCGACCCTACGCTCGGACGAACGGCGGCCGGGAATGCGGACGCCCGCTTGCGCCACCAGCCGGGCGGCGGGGGGATTCCACCATTTCTCGGCGTCCCGAGCCTTGCCAAGGACCTGGGCGGCCCCTTCGCCGGCCTGCCGGTTGCGGCCGGATCGAACATGCTCGGGCGCCGTGCCGCCGTCGCGGAAGACAGCGATCTGGCAGAGCGGCTGCGCGGAGCAGGCCTTTGCTTCTTCGGACTGACTACCGTGCCGGAAATGGGCCTTTCGCTCGCAAGCGAACCGGCGGCCGGCCCCATCTGCCGCAACCCCCTCGATAAGAGCCGGACGCCCGGCGGCTCCTCCGGCGGGGCGGCGGCTGCCGTTGCCGCGGGCATCGTGGCGATCGCCCATGCAACCGACGCCGGCGGGTCGATTCGCGTCCCCGCGGCATGTTGCGGTCTCCTCGGCCTCAAGGCGAGCCGGGGTGCGATGGCGGCTGGACCATCCTTCGGCAATCATCTCGGCGGCATCGCCAGTGAACTGGCGCTGTGCCGCTCCGTCCGCGACCTGGCGGCGATCTTCAACGCGGCAGCCGGACGCGCCAGAGGGCCGTTTGCCGATCCGTGGTTCGCCCCCTCCCCGTCCGGCCCCTTACGTGTCGGCCTTCTTCTCGAGACCGGCGACCAATACCCGACCGAACCGGCGCGCAGCGAGGCTGTCGAAGAGGCCGCGCGCGCACTGGAGGCGGATGGCCACAGCGTCGTTAAGATGTATTGGGATGCGTTTGCCGCATGCGTTGCGACGAGCGGCCGGGCTCTGCGCGACATCATTGCCGTCAACCTTGCCAATTTCGTCGTTTCCGCCGGTCTCGATGCCGGGCGCGCCGAACGGCTGACGCAGGCTTTCATCAACCATGGATCGCAACTCGAGGCGACCGCGCTCTGGGCGACACTTGACGACGCCGTCCATGCGAGCCACGCGGTCTGGTCGCTTTTCGACCGGGTAGACTGTATCCTGACGCCCATGCTTGCGTCGGCACCCCTTCCGATCGGATCCTTTCCTTTCGACCACGACGATATCGACCTTCAGATTCGCCGCATGACCGCGTTTGCGCCACTCGCCACACTCGCCAATGCGACCGGTTTTCCGGCCCTCACGCTCCCCTTCGGCGCGGATGACGCCGGATTGCCGCTGCCGGTGCAGATTCTGGCGCCCATGGGCGGCGACCGCCTCCTCATCGAGCTTGCGGCACGCCTGGAAAGAGAGGGCCGCTGGCAGCACCGTTTCGCGGTCGCGGGAATTCCGGAATGA
- a CDS encoding BMP family protein, translating into MTRDLMMSRRNVLASGLVLGVSALAPAVRASAPIKVAGVHASPVENAWNSVLHKALQDAAAEGVIEYVFSEGISGTDYPRAMREYAEQGAKLIIGEAYAVEKQAREVAADYPETAFVLGSSGKESGDNFGVFGTWNHDGAYLAGMLAGKMTKSNVVGSVGAMPIPEVNMLINAFAAGVKAVNPDAKHLVTFIGTFFDPPKAREAGLAQIDAGADILFGERIGTADAAKERGLKSVGSLIDYTPRYPDTVFANALWGFRPILNAAIADVSAGKPVGKDYTAFGLLKEGGSDVAYVKGVAPADAEAAMEAKRAEIKSGAFEVPRITDEPK; encoded by the coding sequence ATGACAAGAGATTTGATGATGAGCCGGCGCAATGTGCTTGCGTCGGGCCTGGTGCTTGGCGTGAGCGCCCTGGCGCCGGCCGTCCGCGCCAGCGCGCCGATCAAGGTTGCTGGTGTCCACGCCTCCCCGGTCGAGAACGCCTGGAACTCGGTCCTGCACAAGGCGCTGCAGGATGCGGCCGCCGAAGGCGTGATCGAGTATGTCTTCTCCGAAGGCATTTCGGGCACGGACTATCCCCGCGCGATGCGCGAATATGCCGAGCAGGGTGCAAAGCTCATCATCGGCGAAGCCTATGCCGTTGAAAAACAGGCCCGCGAAGTCGCCGCCGACTATCCGGAGACCGCCTTCGTTCTCGGCTCGAGCGGCAAGGAATCGGGCGACAACTTCGGCGTTTTCGGCACCTGGAACCACGACGGCGCCTATCTCGCCGGCATGCTCGCCGGCAAGATGACGAAGTCGAACGTCGTCGGCTCCGTCGGCGCCATGCCGATCCCGGAAGTCAACATGCTGATCAATGCCTTCGCTGCGGGCGTGAAGGCCGTCAATCCCGATGCCAAGCACCTCGTCACCTTCATCGGTACCTTCTTCGACCCGCCGAAGGCGCGCGAAGCCGGCCTCGCTCAGATCGACGCCGGTGCCGACATCCTCTTCGGCGAGCGCATCGGCACCGCGGACGCAGCGAAGGAACGCGGGCTCAAATCCGTGGGTTCGCTGATCGACTACACGCCGCGCTATCCCGACACGGTCTTTGCCAACGCGCTCTGGGGCTTCCGCCCGATCCTCAATGCCGCGATTGCCGACGTGTCCGCCGGCAAGCCGGTCGGCAAGGACTACACCGCCTTCGGCCTGCTCAAGGAGGGCGGCAGCGACGTTGCCTATGTCAAGGGCGTCGCCCCGGCGGATGCCGAAGCGGCCATGGAAGCCAAGCGTGCCGAGATCAAGTCCGGCGCCTTCGAGGTTCCACGCATCACTGACGAGCCTAAGTAA
- a CDS encoding ABC transporter ATP-binding protein, with amino-acid sequence MSEAILDICSVSKRFGDNLANDDISLSLGKGEVVALLGENGAGKTTLMSILFGHYVPDSGKVLVEGRELPPGKPRAAIRAGIGMVHQHFSLAPNLTVLENVMAGTERLWHLRSGTSAARRKLHHICQRFGLTVEPDARVGDLSVGEQQRVEILKALYNDAHILVLDEPTAVLTNLEAERLFSTLKDMAREGLSLIFISHKLDEVMAAADRIVVLRGGRKVAERLAKETNKAELAELMVGRKVARPVRDPSTPGEVVLDVADVSVSIDGVERLKSIDFSLRAGEILGIIGVSGNGQTTLAHLLSGTARRDKGELLLFGEPIGDLTVDGAVRAGIGRIPEDRNKEGAIGEMAIWENAVLERLPRFSRYGLVDRPSGQAFAGQIIDAFDVRGGRPTTRTRLLSGGNMQKLILGRNLIDRPRILLAAQPARGLDEGAVAAVHERLLEARRAGTAVLLISEDLEEVMALADRIQAIVNGRLSPPIAADSASATKLGLMMAGEWNEEHEVPHAF; translated from the coding sequence ATGAGCGAAGCCATTCTCGACATTTGCAGCGTCAGCAAGCGCTTCGGTGACAATCTCGCCAATGACGACATCTCGCTGAGCCTCGGAAAGGGCGAGGTCGTCGCCCTCCTCGGCGAAAACGGCGCCGGCAAGACCACGCTGATGAGCATCCTGTTCGGCCATTATGTGCCGGACAGCGGCAAGGTACTGGTCGAGGGACGGGAACTGCCTCCGGGCAAGCCACGCGCGGCGATCCGCGCCGGCATCGGCATGGTGCATCAGCATTTCTCGCTCGCCCCCAACCTTACGGTGCTGGAAAACGTTATGGCCGGCACCGAACGCCTCTGGCACCTCCGATCCGGCACCAGCGCGGCACGGCGGAAGCTGCACCACATTTGCCAGCGGTTCGGCCTGACGGTGGAGCCGGACGCGCGCGTCGGCGACCTCTCGGTCGGCGAGCAGCAGCGCGTCGAGATCCTGAAGGCGCTCTACAACGACGCACATATCCTGGTGCTCGACGAGCCGACGGCGGTGCTGACGAATCTGGAGGCCGAGCGGCTGTTCTCGACACTGAAGGACATGGCGCGCGAGGGGCTTTCGCTGATCTTCATTTCACACAAGCTGGACGAGGTCATGGCCGCGGCCGACAGGATCGTCGTGCTGCGCGGCGGCCGCAAGGTGGCCGAGCGTCTTGCGAAAGAGACGAACAAGGCCGAGCTTGCCGAACTGATGGTCGGCCGCAAGGTTGCCCGGCCGGTGCGCGATCCCTCGACGCCCGGCGAGGTGGTGCTTGATGTCGCGGATGTGAGCGTCAGCATCGACGGCGTCGAACGGCTGAAGTCCATCGATTTCAGCCTCCGCGCGGGCGAGATTCTCGGCATTATCGGAGTTTCCGGCAACGGCCAGACGACGCTGGCGCATCTCCTGTCGGGTACGGCGCGGCGCGACAAGGGCGAACTCCTGCTGTTCGGGGAGCCGATCGGCGACCTCACGGTTGATGGCGCCGTCCGAGCGGGGATCGGCCGCATTCCGGAAGATCGCAACAAGGAAGGCGCTATCGGCGAAATGGCCATTTGGGAAAACGCCGTTCTCGAGCGCCTGCCGCGATTTTCGCGCTACGGCCTCGTCGATCGGCCGTCCGGCCAGGCATTCGCCGGCCAGATCATCGATGCCTTCGACGTGCGCGGCGGACGGCCGACGACGCGCACGCGGCTGCTCTCGGGCGGCAACATGCAGAAACTCATCCTCGGGCGCAATCTGATCGACCGACCGCGCATCCTGCTCGCGGCGCAGCCGGCGCGGGGGCTCGACGAAGGGGCTGTCGCCGCGGTGCACGAGCGGCTGCTCGAAGCGCGGCGTGCGGGAACCGCGGTGCTCCTCATCTCCGAGGATCTGGAAGAAGTCATGGCGCTCGCCGACCGCATTCAGGCCATCGTCAACGGGCGGCTTTCGCCTCCGATCGCCGCCGACAGCGCCAGTGCCACGAAACTCGGCCTGATGATGGCCGGCGAATGGAATGAAGAGCACGAGGTTCCGCATGCGTTTTGA